From a single Diceros bicornis minor isolate mBicDic1 chromosome 6, mDicBic1.mat.cur, whole genome shotgun sequence genomic region:
- the MRLN gene encoding myoregulin, with product MTCKNWILISTTTPTSLEDEIVGRLLKILFVIFVDLMSIIYVVITS from the coding sequence ATGACATGTAAAAACTGGATATTAATTTCTACTACTACCCCCACAAGTCTGGAAGATGAAATTGTGGGAagacttctaaaaattttatttgttatcTTTGTTGACTTAATGTCTATTATATATGTTGTTATTACTTCTTAG